A window of Rubricoccus marinus contains these coding sequences:
- a CDS encoding transporter, protein MRSLYILALLAFAAASGAQPLTTDRPDFTESPLAVEQGRFQIELGTTFEEAGSEGPLIVAPEALVRLGVLPFAEIRLGLPNYLRFEGESRATGTRADDGWTDPSVGLKLELGSLAGVDLAFLGSTSIPVDENAEVLGTFGSNRLVPSFLLIAGTDLAPGLSLGTQGGITYNGPGADDADLAATLVFGYSLADQIGAFAEVAISDRVSVDAPASILVHTGATLLLSDDVQLDAHVGAGLTETAPDYLVGIGASARF, encoded by the coding sequence ATGCGTTCACTCTACATCCTCGCTCTCCTCGCCTTCGCGGCAGCCTCTGGCGCGCAGCCACTCACGACCGACCGGCCGGACTTTACCGAGTCGCCTCTGGCGGTAGAGCAGGGCCGGTTCCAGATCGAACTCGGCACCACGTTTGAAGAAGCTGGAAGCGAGGGGCCGCTGATCGTGGCGCCAGAGGCGCTCGTCCGTCTGGGCGTTCTGCCGTTCGCTGAAATCCGCTTGGGGCTGCCCAACTACCTCCGGTTCGAGGGCGAAAGCCGAGCGACGGGCACCCGCGCGGACGACGGGTGGACGGATCCGTCCGTCGGGCTCAAGCTGGAGCTTGGCTCGCTGGCCGGGGTCGACCTGGCATTCTTGGGATCGACGAGCATCCCCGTTGACGAGAACGCCGAGGTGCTCGGCACGTTTGGCTCGAACCGACTCGTGCCCTCCTTCCTGCTCATCGCCGGGACCGACCTCGCACCTGGCCTGTCGCTCGGTACGCAGGGCGGGATCACATACAACGGGCCCGGTGCGGATGACGCGGACCTCGCGGCGACTCTCGTATTCGGCTACTCGCTCGCGGACCAGATCGGCGCGTTCGCGGAGGTCGCCATCTCGGACCGCGTGAGCGTAGACGCGCCCGCCTCCATCCTCGTGCACACGGGAGCCACGCTTCTGCTCAGCGACGACGTCCAACTCGACGCCCACGTCGGGGCCGGCCTTACGGAGACCGCGCCCGACTACCTCGTCGGCATCGGCGCGAGTGCGCGGTTCTAG
- a CDS encoding four helix bundle protein has protein sequence MEDSRFGDWCRKVPGTISGDALWKVKAYRLALYASDLVWEDAALLQKDRRAWGISDQVVRSVGSVSANIAEGYSRGGGRDRARFYEYALGSARESRDWYYKARRLLAPEAVEKRLDPMTHIIRLLTTMTRNERSVHLREPETDYDAT, from the coding sequence ATGGAAGACTCACGCTTTGGCGACTGGTGCCGCAAGGTCCCCGGGACGATCTCGGGCGACGCGCTGTGGAAGGTCAAGGCGTACCGGCTCGCGCTCTACGCCTCGGACCTCGTCTGGGAAGACGCCGCCCTGCTGCAGAAAGACCGACGCGCCTGGGGCATCTCAGATCAGGTCGTGCGCTCCGTCGGGTCTGTCTCGGCCAACATCGCGGAGGGCTACTCGCGCGGAGGCGGACGGGACCGCGCCCGTTTCTACGAGTACGCGCTGGGCTCGGCCCGCGAGAGCCGCGACTGGTACTACAAAGCCCGGCGGCTTCTGGCGCCAGAGGCCGTCGAGAAGCGCCTGGACCCCATGACTCACATTATCCGCCTGCTCACGACGATGACCCGCAACGAGCGGTCCGTCCACCTCCGAGAGCCGGAGACTGACTACGACGCCACATGA
- a CDS encoding metal-dependent transcriptional regulator, which produces MATYTQAVEDYLKAIYDLARQSDRVTTSALAERLDVAAASVTGMVKKLAAMKLVEHVPYGGVVLTTAGRRIAIETIRHHRLVETYLHEALGVPWDKLHDEAEAWEHVLSEDLEARMDAALGHPTHDPHGAPIPTPALELEETDWPPLARLDAGASGTVREVSDHDPALLRTVGAAGLYPGTAFTLVSAPPDSDTFTVRLASGAEHALAPEAAAFVFVSA; this is translated from the coding sequence GTGGCTACCTACACCCAAGCCGTCGAGGACTACCTCAAGGCCATCTACGACCTCGCGCGCCAGAGCGACCGCGTCACCACGTCGGCGCTGGCGGAGCGTCTGGACGTGGCGGCAGCCTCGGTCACGGGCATGGTCAAAAAGCTGGCCGCGATGAAGCTGGTGGAGCACGTGCCCTACGGCGGCGTCGTGCTCACCACGGCGGGCCGGCGCATCGCTATCGAGACGATCCGGCACCACCGGCTTGTCGAGACCTACCTCCACGAGGCGCTCGGCGTGCCGTGGGACAAGCTCCACGACGAGGCCGAAGCGTGGGAGCACGTCCTCTCGGAAGACCTGGAAGCGCGCATGGACGCCGCGCTCGGTCACCCCACGCACGACCCGCACGGCGCGCCCATCCCCACGCCCGCGCTCGAACTGGAAGAGACCGACTGGCCGCCTCTGGCGAGGCTGGACGCGGGCGCCAGTGGCACGGTCCGCGAGGTCTCCGACCACGACCCCGCCCTGCTGCGCACCGTCGGCGCCGCGGGCCTCTACCCCGGCACGGCGTTCACGCTCGTGAGCGCGCCGCCCGACTCCGACACCTTTACCGTCCGGCTCGCCTCTGGCGCCGAGCACGCGCTCGCGCCCGAGGCCGCCGCCTTCGTTTTCGTCTCCGCATGA
- a CDS encoding metal ABC transporter ATP-binding protein, with the protein MTAPLRSTQYAIDVADLTVAYGDAPVLWDIDLQVPEGVLCAIVGPNGAGKTTFIKAVLGLVPLAAGRVLVLGAPLRRQRKRVAYVPQRGSVDWDFPTTALDVVTMGTYGRLGWIKRPGAKEKAAARKALEEVGMGEYAERQIAQLSGGQQQRVFLARALVQDADLYLMDEPFQGVDATTEKAIVTLLQNLREAGKTVLVVHHDLQTVPEYFDWTFLLNVRRIAAGPVAEVFTDATLRAAYGGRVPYQAGAGSLAPLAPEAALTPEASGDTR; encoded by the coding sequence ATGACCGCACCCTTACGCAGTACGCAGTACGCAATCGACGTGGCCGACCTCACCGTCGCCTACGGCGACGCGCCGGTCCTCTGGGACATCGACCTGCAGGTGCCCGAGGGCGTGCTGTGCGCGATCGTCGGCCCCAACGGTGCGGGCAAGACGACGTTTATCAAAGCCGTGCTCGGGCTCGTGCCTCTGGCGGCGGGTCGCGTGCTCGTGCTGGGAGCGCCGCTGCGGCGCCAGAGGAAGCGCGTGGCCTACGTGCCGCAGCGCGGGAGCGTGGACTGGGACTTCCCGACCACGGCTCTGGACGTGGTCACGATGGGTACCTACGGGCGCCTCGGCTGGATCAAGCGGCCGGGCGCGAAGGAAAAGGCTGCGGCGCGCAAAGCGCTCGAAGAGGTCGGCATGGGCGAGTACGCCGAGCGGCAGATCGCGCAGCTTTCGGGCGGGCAGCAGCAGCGCGTCTTCCTCGCGCGAGCGCTCGTGCAGGACGCCGACCTCTACCTCATGGACGAGCCCTTCCAGGGCGTCGACGCGACGACCGAGAAGGCCATCGTGACCCTGCTCCAGAACCTCCGCGAAGCGGGCAAAACCGTTCTCGTGGTCCACCACGACCTGCAGACCGTCCCGGAGTACTTCGACTGGACGTTCCTGCTCAACGTGCGCCGCATCGCCGCCGGGCCCGTCGCCGAGGTGTTCACCGACGCCACGCTCCGCGCCGCCTACGGCGGCCGCGTGCCCTACCAGGCCGGCGCCGGCAGCCTCGCGCCTCTGGCGCCAGAGGCCGCCCTCACACCAGAGGCCTCTGGCGACACGCGATGA
- a CDS encoding metal ABC transporter solute-binding protein, Zn/Mn family, whose translation MMPTPTRFRLWRQRPLAALTFLLLPLALFASGCGTDTGAADDGRIQAVATTSIVADMVRQIGGEHVRVQALMGPNVDPHVYRPSEGDVTRMATADVVFTNGLHLEGKMGEALEQLGSRGTVVRAIAEAIPDSLRRESVTYQGSYDPHVWMNPLLWIYAAEETARALADLDPEHAADYQANAAAAVDSLRALDADLRQRLSAIPESRRVLVTAHDAFEYFGRAYDFRVRGLQGLSTATEAGTADVQDLARFVTEQGLPTMFVETSVSERTIRAVQEAVRARGGTVELGEPLYSDALGGPASGADTHAGMLRHNVDAMVDGLGDS comes from the coding sequence ATGATGCCCACCCCTACCCGATTCCGCCTCTGGCGCCAGAGGCCTCTCGCGGCCCTCACCTTTCTCCTCCTGCCTCTGGCACTCTTCGCCAGCGGCTGCGGCACGGACACCGGCGCGGCCGATGACGGCCGCATCCAGGCCGTCGCGACGACGAGCATTGTGGCCGACATGGTGCGGCAGATCGGCGGCGAGCACGTGCGCGTGCAGGCGCTGATGGGCCCGAACGTGGACCCGCATGTCTACCGCCCGAGCGAGGGCGACGTGACGCGCATGGCGACCGCCGACGTGGTGTTCACCAACGGGCTCCACCTGGAGGGCAAGATGGGCGAAGCGCTGGAGCAACTGGGCTCGCGCGGGACCGTCGTCCGCGCCATCGCCGAGGCCATCCCGGACAGCCTGCGCCGCGAGTCGGTCACCTACCAGGGCTCCTACGATCCACACGTGTGGATGAACCCCCTCCTCTGGATCTACGCCGCTGAGGAGACCGCCCGCGCCCTCGCCGACCTCGACCCCGAGCACGCCGCGGACTACCAGGCCAACGCCGCGGCGGCGGTCGACTCGCTCCGCGCGCTCGATGCCGACCTGCGCCAGAGGCTGAGCGCGATCCCCGAATCCCGCCGCGTCCTCGTCACCGCGCACGACGCCTTCGAGTACTTCGGACGCGCCTACGACTTCCGGGTCCGCGGCCTCCAGGGCCTCTCCACCGCGACCGAGGCCGGAACCGCCGACGTGCAAGACCTCGCGCGCTTCGTCACCGAGCAGGGCCTGCCCACGATGTTTGTCGAGACCAGCGTCTCGGAGCGCACGATTCGCGCCGTCCAGGAAGCCGTCCGCGCCAGAGGCGGCACGGTGGAGTTGGGCGAGCCGCTCTACTCCGACGCCCTCGGCGGCCCGGCCTCTGGCGCCGACACGCACGCCGGGATGCTGCGCCACAACGTGGACGCGATGGTTGATGGACTCGGTGATTCGTGA